The following are encoded together in the Terriglobia bacterium genome:
- a CDS encoding transposase, with amino-acid sequence MSGERSFTSGSPNIRPSPWQNAFVERLIGSIRRECLDHVVVLSQRHLRHLLKNYLTYYHRLRTHLALARDAPEPRAIMRRGDIIAISQVGGLHHRYERRAA; translated from the coding sequence ATCAGCGGAGAAAGGTCCTTCACTTCGGGGTCACCGAACATCCGACCGAGTCCTTGGCAAAATGCATTCGTGGAAAGGCTGATCGGCTCGATTCGGCGTGAGTGTTTGGACCATGTGGTGGTCCTCAGTCAACGGCACCTCCGCCATCTACTGAAGAATTATCTAACGTACTACCACCGGTTGCGGACACACCTGGCGCTGGCGAGGGACGCTCCCGAGCCACGCGCAATCATGCGACGAGGCGACATCATTGCGATTTCGCAAGTGGGCGGGTTGC
- a CDS encoding MFS transporter has protein sequence MKRDADQSRNLAVFSATSFLNDTASEMAYWVLPAFLTAIGAGPAKLGLIEGIAESVASFGKLFSGYLTDRVRRRKPIIVFGYSVANLLKPLLAIAQSWWQVLLIRFGDRLAKGLRGAPRDVMLAESVPRSRLGAAYGLLQAMDSAGAIVGPLIALALMAHYGLRAVFWAAAIPGLACIVVVVLGARETGDTQPRTGVISSEGEALNGREAERSEAATPLLKSGGEAGGTLDAHAASDSSDPHLGMRPTLSARYYYTLFAVGLFSLGNSSDMFLVLRAQSTGIAAAHAPLLGLVFNVTYTAFSWPAGKLADRISKVALVASGYTVFAIVYTVFAFAPSRGALWAMMGFYGLFYAFTTPVLKRVVVENAPPEARGRAFGIFYFVTSIAALLSSILTGELWKHYGAELPFLLSAALAAVSAVLVLIAPKLRNSPMIDEQISM, from the coding sequence GTGAAGCGCGACGCTGACCAATCCCGCAACCTCGCCGTCTTCAGCGCCACCTCGTTCCTCAACGACACCGCCAGCGAAATGGCCTACTGGGTCTTGCCTGCGTTTCTCACCGCCATCGGCGCAGGCCCAGCGAAGCTCGGCCTGATCGAGGGCATCGCCGAAAGCGTGGCCTCGTTCGGCAAGCTGTTTTCCGGCTATCTCACCGACCGCGTTCGCCGCCGCAAGCCGATTATCGTTTTCGGCTACTCGGTCGCCAACCTGCTTAAGCCGCTGCTCGCCATCGCACAATCTTGGTGGCAGGTGTTGTTGATCCGCTTCGGCGACCGTCTGGCGAAAGGACTTCGCGGCGCGCCGCGCGACGTCATGCTTGCCGAATCCGTGCCGCGGTCGCGCCTCGGCGCCGCTTACGGACTGCTTCAGGCGATGGACTCCGCCGGCGCCATTGTCGGCCCGCTGATCGCGCTTGCGCTGATGGCTCATTACGGACTGCGTGCCGTCTTCTGGGCCGCCGCGATTCCGGGACTGGCCTGCATCGTGGTCGTCGTGCTCGGCGCACGCGAAACCGGCGACACGCAACCTCGAACTGGTGTGATCTCGAGCGAAGGTGAGGCACTTAACGGGCGCGAAGCCGAGCGCAGCGAGGCCGCGACCCCACTTCTGAAATCCGGCGGCGAAGCCGGTGGAACTCTTGACGCACACGCCGCGTCCGATTCGAGTGACCCGCATTTGGGCATGCGGCCAACTCTTTCTGCGCGTTATTACTACACCCTCTTTGCCGTAGGTCTGTTCTCGCTGGGGAATTCCAGCGACATGTTCCTCGTGCTCCGCGCGCAAAGTACGGGCATTGCGGCTGCGCATGCGCCGCTGCTCGGGCTGGTGTTCAACGTGACCTACACTGCGTTCTCCTGGCCCGCGGGCAAGCTCGCCGACCGAATTTCAAAGGTTGCCCTTGTGGCCAGTGGTTACACGGTGTTCGCGATTGTGTACACGGTGTTCGCGTTCGCGCCCTCGCGCGGCGCGCTGTGGGCCATGATGGGGTTCTACGGCCTGTTCTACGCCTTCACCACGCCGGTGCTGAAGAGAGTGGTAGTGGAGAATGCGCCGCCGGAAGCGCGCGGCCGGGCCTTCGGCATCTTCTATTTCGTCACCAGCATCGCCGCGCTACTCTCCAGCATTCTCACCGGCGAACTCTGGAAGCATTATGGCGCCGAGCTTCCGTTCCTGCTCTCCGCTGCGCTGGCCGCAGTTTCCGCCGTGCTGGTGCTGATCGCACCGAAACTGCGGAACTCACCAATGATCGATGAGCAAATTAGCATGTAG